The Phycisphaeraceae bacterium genome has a window encoding:
- a CDS encoding DUF192 domain-containing protein, protein MAALRYVAIILVVAALTWLVMDQFLSRPDEKPSTVQVTLAGETFTLEVAATDAAIERGLMGRESIDPKGGMLFVFKAPRIPSFWMKNCLVDIDVIFVDEVGVIVGLHEMKAEPPRGPNETEMAYENRLARYPAQRRALFAIELQAGSIRRLGLKMNDRLSMDVARLKRLAH, encoded by the coding sequence ATGGCTGCTCTCCGGTATGTCGCGATCATCCTGGTCGTCGCCGCCCTCACATGGCTCGTGATGGACCAGTTTCTCTCCAGGCCGGATGAGAAGCCCTCGACCGTGCAGGTGACGCTGGCGGGTGAAACCTTCACGCTGGAGGTGGCGGCCACCGACGCGGCCATCGAGCGCGGGTTGATGGGGCGGGAGTCGATCGACCCGAAGGGGGGCATGCTGTTCGTCTTCAAGGCGCCGCGGATTCCGTCGTTCTGGATGAAGAACTGCCTGGTGGACATCGACGTGATCTTCGTGGACGAGGTGGGCGTGATCGTGGGGCTTCACGAGATGAAGGCCGAGCCGCCCCGCGGTCCCAACGAGACGGAAATGGCCTACGAGAACCGGCTGGCCCGCTATCCGGCCCAGCGCCGCGCGCTCTTCGCCATCGAGCTGCAGGCCGGATCGATCAGGCGGCTGGGGCTGAAGATGAACGATCGTCTGTCGATGGACGTGGCCCGGCTCAAGCGTCTGGCGCATTGA
- the gluQRS gene encoding tRNA glutamyl-Q(34) synthetase GluQRS, with the protein MRPPVTPNPDSIGEAVEKLPGPHTETPVPGAPELRITRLAPSPTGALHLGNARTFLITWAMARRNGWRVILRIEDLDGPRIKPDAAAGAIRDLAWLGLDWDGEVLVQSADLSPYRAALERLATGGHTFSCDLSRTDIEQAGSAPHAGDHEQPYPRNLRPPHEDSARWRVDRLDTNYRFAVPDGPVTVHDEFAGDSVHHPSRQVGDFVIWTKRATPAYQLAVVVDDARQGVTDVIRGDDLLPSAARQQLLYEALGLPAPRWWHLPLVVGRDGRRLAKRHGDTRVAFYREQGVPPERIIALLARWSGVGGASVRREAPTCRDGVVDTMSALDFARAFDPARLSRSPVTFTGADHAWLLSGMSRSSWSSPPSHGS; encoded by the coding sequence ATGCGCCCCCCTGTCACACCCAATCCCGACTCCATCGGCGAAGCAGTCGAAAAGCTGCCCGGCCCGCACACGGAGACGCCGGTTCCCGGCGCGCCGGAGTTGCGCATCACCCGGCTGGCCCCCTCTCCCACCGGCGCACTCCACCTGGGCAACGCACGGACGTTTCTCATCACGTGGGCGATGGCGAGGCGGAACGGCTGGCGGGTCATCCTGCGCATCGAAGACCTCGACGGTCCCCGCATCAAGCCCGATGCCGCCGCGGGCGCGATCCGCGACCTGGCATGGCTCGGGCTGGACTGGGACGGCGAGGTGCTGGTGCAGTCGGCGGACCTGTCGCCCTACCGCGCCGCACTCGAACGGCTGGCCACTGGCGGCCATACGTTCTCCTGCGACCTCTCGCGCACCGACATCGAGCAGGCCGGCTCCGCCCCGCACGCGGGGGATCACGAACAGCCCTACCCCCGGAACCTGCGCCCGCCGCACGAGGACTCGGCCCGCTGGCGCGTCGATCGGCTCGACACCAACTACCGCTTCGCCGTACCCGACGGGCCCGTGACGGTGCATGACGAGTTCGCGGGTGACTCCGTTCATCACCCGTCGCGGCAAGTGGGCGACTTCGTCATCTGGACCAAGCGGGCGACCCCCGCGTACCAGTTGGCGGTGGTCGTGGATGACGCGCGGCAGGGCGTGACCGATGTCATCCGCGGCGACGATCTGCTGCCCAGCGCGGCCCGCCAGCAGTTGCTGTACGAAGCACTGGGGCTGCCCGCGCCTCGCTGGTGGCACCTGCCGCTGGTAGTGGGCCGGGACGGCCGCCGCCTGGCCAAGCGGCACGGGGATACGCGGGTGGCCTTCTATCGCGAGCAGGGCGTGCCGCCTGAGCGGATCATCGCGCTGCTGGCCCGCTGGTCGGGCGTGGGCGGCGCATCCGTACGCCGCGAGGCGCCCACCTGTCGCGACGGCGTGGTCGATACCATGTCCGCGTTGGACTTCGCACGGGCGTTCGATCCCGCCCGACTGTCCCGTTCGCCCGTCACTTTTACGGGAGCCGATCACGCATGGCTGCTCTCCGGTATGTCGCGATCATCCTGGTCGTCGCCGCCCTCACATGGCTCGTGA
- a CDS encoding 4a-hydroxytetrahydrobiopterin dehydratase produces MDKLAEADIEARLAALPEWTQQGENIQRTYKFADFAEAMAFVNRIAEHAERVKHHPDILIRWNKVMLTLSTHDAGGLTAMDFDFADAADGLASPVEAGSGASGGSGGGGGRKGKK; encoded by the coding sequence ATGGACAAACTCGCCGAGGCCGACATCGAAGCCCGTCTGGCCGCGCTCCCCGAATGGACGCAGCAGGGGGAGAACATCCAGCGGACGTACAAGTTCGCGGACTTCGCGGAGGCGATGGCCTTCGTCAACCGCATCGCCGAGCACGCCGAGCGTGTCAAGCACCACCCGGACATCCTGATCCGCTGGAACAAGGTGATGCTGACGCTCTCGACCCACGACGCGGGCGGACTGACGGCGATGGACTTCGACTTCGCCGACGCGGCGGACGGCCTGGCTTCGCCGGTGGAGGCGGGGAGCGGGGCAAGTGGAGGGAGTGGGGGGGGTGGAGGGCGGAAGGGGAAGAAGTAG
- a CDS encoding protein arginine kinase, translated as MESLERSARPDAAPDSDVILCSRARLARNIQGYPFVGRSSNQQRLEVLLLAKKAILGAKLDDTMLWVELNHATPRDRQLLVERHLISRHLAASAAPCGVAVSGDETLAIMINEEDHLRMQVLLPGRQVGSCFERANQVDDALERGLTYAFSDRFGYLTACPTNVGTGLRLGVMVHLPALKLTNELERLQRASRDLNLAVRGFYGEGSETTGDFYQISNQVTLGEPESQLLAEFDQVIVPRLIEYERAARRSLLEKDPRQLDDRVQRALGVLSRARLLGENEAMKLLSRVRLGACLGRVPELTAAAIDRLFPQIQTAHLQQSAGEAITNGDLLAARADLVRRAVGNAI; from the coding sequence GTGGAATCTCTCGAACGATCAGCCCGACCTGATGCCGCGCCGGACTCGGATGTCATCCTCTGCTCGCGCGCCCGGCTGGCCCGCAACATTCAGGGCTACCCCTTCGTGGGCCGCTCCAGCAATCAGCAGCGGCTGGAAGTGCTGCTGCTGGCCAAGAAGGCCATCCTGGGCGCAAAACTCGATGACACCATGCTGTGGGTGGAACTCAACCACGCCACGCCGCGCGATCGACAACTCCTCGTCGAGCGGCACCTGATCTCGCGCCACCTCGCCGCCTCCGCCGCCCCTTGCGGTGTGGCGGTGAGCGGCGACGAAACCCTCGCCATCATGATCAACGAGGAGGATCACCTGCGCATGCAGGTGCTCCTGCCGGGGCGGCAGGTCGGCTCCTGCTTCGAGCGGGCCAACCAGGTGGACGACGCCCTCGAACGAGGGCTCACCTACGCCTTCTCCGACCGCTTCGGCTATCTCACCGCCTGTCCCACCAACGTCGGCACAGGGCTGCGGCTGGGCGTGATGGTCCACCTGCCCGCCCTGAAACTCACCAACGAACTGGAGCGGCTGCAGCGCGCCAGCCGCGACCTGAACCTCGCCGTGCGCGGGTTCTACGGCGAGGGCAGCGAGACCACCGGCGACTTCTACCAGATCTCCAACCAGGTCACCCTTGGCGAGCCGGAATCGCAGCTGCTGGCCGAGTTCGACCAGGTGATCGTGCCCCGGCTCATCGAGTACGAGCGGGCCGCGCGGCGTTCGCTGCTGGAGAAGGACCCCCGCCAACTGGATGACCGCGTGCAGCGGGCGCTGGGCGTCCTCAGCCGCGCGCGGCTGCTGGGTGAGAACGAGGCGATGAAACTCCTCAGCCGCGTGCGGCTGGGCGCGTGCCTGGGCCGCGTCCCCGAACTGACCGCGGCGGCGATCGACCGGCTCTTCCCGCAGATTCAGACCGCCCACTTGCAGCAGAGCGCGGGCGAGGCGATCACGAATGGGGACCTGCTCGCCGCGCGGGCGGACCTGGTGCGGCGGGCGGTGGGAAACGCGATCTGA
- a CDS encoding UvrB/UvrC motif-containing protein, which yields MNCDKCDKPAMVHEVTIKHGKRKEIHLCAEHAAEAGFVVHQADAPIEHLLKQFVVAHSSSAAVTTTSTGSKKCGECGLTFAQFRKNAILGCPKCYEAFVDELGPLIERAQRGATHHVGKTPRRTGAGLDRQRELQRLLKELDRAIAAEQYERAAEIRDRLNALEPAEESQG from the coding sequence ATGAACTGCGACAAGTGCGACAAACCCGCGATGGTCCACGAAGTGACCATCAAGCACGGCAAGCGCAAGGAAATCCACCTCTGCGCCGAGCATGCGGCCGAGGCGGGCTTCGTCGTCCACCAGGCCGACGCGCCCATCGAGCACCTGCTCAAGCAGTTCGTGGTGGCCCATTCCTCCTCTGCCGCAGTCACCACGACCAGCACCGGTTCGAAGAAGTGCGGCGAGTGCGGGCTGACCTTCGCCCAGTTCCGCAAGAACGCCATCCTCGGCTGCCCGAAGTGCTACGAGGCGTTCGTGGATGAACTGGGCCCGCTCATCGAGCGGGCCCAGCGCGGCGCGACGCACCACGTCGGCAAGACGCCACGCCGCACCGGCGCTGGGCTCGACCGCCAGCGCGAACTGCAGCGGCTGCTCAAGGAACTCGACCGGGCCATCGCCGCCGAACAGTACGAGCGCGCGGCCGAGATCCGCGACCGTCTCAACGCCCTGGAGCCGGCGGAGGAGTCGCAGGGATGA
- the kdsA gene encoding 3-deoxy-8-phosphooctulonate synthase has translation MNLCRVGPHTVGAGQPLLIIAGPCVLESPETNLLIGRTMRDLCARLGLPYVFKASFDKANRSSIHSGRGPGLEAGLKELARLRDALGVPVTTDVHDEHQAAPAGGVVDLLQVPAFLCRQTDLLIACARTGKPVNVKKGQFMAPAEMTNVLTKLREAGAAGAILTERGTFFGYHRLVNDFIGLGDLMELGAPVCFDVTHSTQLPGGGSTHTEGRPDRAPLLARAATVAGVHALFFECHPDPAKGLSDKATMLPLDSMGPLIESIVRLRRAM, from the coding sequence ATGAATCTCTGCCGAGTCGGGCCTCACACGGTTGGCGCGGGTCAGCCCCTGCTCATCATCGCCGGCCCCTGCGTGCTGGAGAGCCCGGAGACCAACCTGCTCATCGGCCGAACCATGCGCGACCTGTGCGCGCGGCTGGGGCTGCCCTACGTCTTCAAGGCCAGCTTCGACAAGGCCAACCGATCCAGCATTCACTCCGGGCGCGGGCCGGGGCTGGAGGCCGGACTGAAGGAACTCGCCCGCCTGCGCGACGCCCTCGGCGTCCCCGTCACCACTGATGTTCACGACGAGCACCAGGCCGCCCCGGCGGGCGGAGTGGTCGATCTGCTCCAGGTGCCCGCGTTCCTGTGCCGCCAGACCGACCTGCTCATCGCCTGCGCCCGAACGGGAAAGCCGGTCAACGTGAAGAAGGGGCAGTTCATGGCCCCGGCGGAGATGACCAACGTCCTGACGAAACTGCGTGAGGCGGGCGCGGCCGGCGCCATTCTTACGGAGCGCGGCACCTTCTTCGGCTATCACCGACTGGTCAACGACTTCATCGGGCTGGGCGACCTGATGGAACTGGGCGCGCCGGTGTGTTTCGACGTGACGCACTCCACCCAGCTGCCCGGCGGGGGGAGCACCCACACCGAAGGCCGCCCCGACCGCGCCCCCCTGCTGGCCCGTGCCGCCACCGTTGCCGGGGTTCACGCCCTGTTCTTCGAGTGCCACCCCGACCCCGCCAAGGGACTGTCGGACAAGGCGACCATGCTGCCTCTCGACAGCATGGGACCGCTGATCGAGAGTATTGTGCGGCTGCGGCGGGCGATGTGA
- a CDS encoding HNH endonuclease: MSGYIFSAELVEQFRRNPLHETLRDLGKAARDANVLASADFRKLLGYLTELADGRDRREPMTPVAGTHRPQPRLRVLIDAAFTNLGDLTWFRLNKIVNQSKQPLKGMFQRMAASVGRLSDEDLESVVTALVSDSPDRKLLKLLNEKGGRVPNCGLELFARLAYLFRPDLYFVLPRRWGEESGVYKFIDNDLRKYCAVCRTLRSICDEVGFPADIRATLFDRAVEMDPVHPTLEAAINHSIGSALAWANVLEAGDGYVPGKRPNDEISMPLEVAPAAIRVRRGEARLRNQLIRAYRGCCAISGKCPKDVLEVAYVAPYPAGDIHSPRNAIPLRSDLHTLWDCNLIAFDPETLELHLSESLRGTCYEPFAGVKLSEPDEGLRLDGVALRDRWAHFQSMRKAGASASPPAAAPAQVAPPPALIGAPGTTGEPRYEKADVEIETFEAFEPRKSASSGIWRVRPAASGPTIPLAPIDAEEPVEG, translated from the coding sequence ATGTCCGGATACATCTTCTCCGCCGAGCTGGTCGAGCAGTTCCGCCGCAACCCCCTGCACGAAACCCTGCGTGATCTGGGCAAGGCCGCGCGTGACGCCAACGTGCTCGCCTCGGCTGATTTCCGCAAGCTGCTGGGCTACCTGACCGAACTGGCCGACGGGCGCGACCGGCGCGAGCCGATGACCCCGGTGGCGGGCACGCACCGCCCCCAGCCGCGCTTGCGGGTGCTGATCGACGCCGCGTTCACGAACCTGGGCGACTTGACGTGGTTCCGTCTCAACAAGATCGTCAACCAGTCCAAGCAGCCGCTCAAGGGCATGTTTCAGCGCATGGCCGCCAGCGTGGGGCGGCTGAGCGATGAAGACCTGGAGTCGGTCGTCACCGCGCTGGTGTCTGATTCACCCGACCGAAAGCTGCTGAAACTGCTCAATGAAAAGGGCGGCCGCGTGCCCAACTGCGGACTGGAGCTGTTCGCGCGACTGGCCTACCTCTTCCGCCCGGACCTGTACTTCGTGCTTCCGCGCCGCTGGGGCGAGGAGTCGGGCGTCTACAAGTTCATCGACAACGATCTGCGCAAGTATTGCGCGGTCTGCCGCACGCTGCGGTCGATCTGCGACGAGGTGGGCTTCCCCGCCGACATCCGCGCCACGCTCTTCGACCGCGCGGTGGAGATGGACCCGGTTCATCCCACGCTCGAGGCGGCGATCAATCACTCCATCGGCAGCGCCCTGGCGTGGGCCAACGTACTCGAGGCGGGCGATGGCTACGTGCCGGGCAAGCGTCCCAACGACGAGATCTCCATGCCGCTGGAAGTCGCACCCGCCGCCATCCGCGTGCGCCGAGGCGAGGCGCGGCTGCGGAACCAGTTGATCCGCGCCTACCGCGGATGTTGCGCCATCTCCGGCAAGTGCCCCAAGGACGTGCTCGAGGTGGCCTACGTCGCGCCCTACCCGGCGGGCGACATCCACTCCCCGCGCAACGCGATCCCCCTGCGAAGCGACCTGCACACCCTGTGGGACTGCAACCTGATCGCCTTCGACCCCGAGACGCTGGAACTCCACCTGTCCGAGTCGCTGCGCGGCACGTGCTACGAGCCCTTCGCGGGCGTGAAACTGTCCGAACCGGACGAGGGCCTGCGTCTTGACGGCGTCGCCCTGCGCGACCGCTGGGCGCACTTCCAGTCGATGCGCAAGGCGGGCGCTTCGGCGTCACCGCCCGCCGCCGCGCCGGCTCAGGTCGCGCCGCCGCCCGCGCTGATCGGCGCTCCCGGCACAACGGGCGAACCCCGCTACGAGAAGGCGGACGTGGAGATCGAGACGTTCGAGGCATTCGAACCGCGCAAGTCCGCCTCCAGCGGCATCTGGCGGGTGAGGCCGGCGGCGAGCGGGCCGACCATCCCGCTGGCCCCGATCGACGCCGAGGAGCCGGTGGAGGGATAA